ACCGCGCGCGGCGGCTTGATCGACGAGGCCGCGCTGCTCGCCGCCGTGCAGAGCGGCCAGGTGCGCATGGCGGGGCTGGACAGCTTCGCCGTGGAGCCCATGACTGCCGGCCATCCGTTCCAGCACCAGCCGGGTTTCATCCTCAGCCCGCACATCGGCGGCGTGACCAGCGACGCCTACGTGAACATGGGCCTGGGCGCCGCGCGCAACGCGCTGGCCGTGCTGGCGCGCTGACCGCTGACTCCCAAGGAGACAGACATGCAATTCAATAAGAATCGGCGCCTGGCGCTTATCCATCAGGCACTGGCAGCTATTGCTTTGGTAGCGACAGGTCTGCCGGTGCAGGCACAGAACTGGCCCGAGCGGCCCATCAAGCTCGTCGTGCCGTACCCGGCCGGCGGCAATGCCGACAACACCGCGCGGCTGCTGGCCACGCAGCTGTCGGCCCGCCTGGGCCAGCAGGTGGTGGTGGACAACCGCCCGGGTGGCAGCGGCACCATCGGCGCGGCGGCCGTCGCCAAGGCCGCGCCCGACGGCTACACGCTGCTGCTGGACGCCACGGCCTTCACCGTCAACCCCAGCCTGTTCGCCAAGCTGCCGTTCGACGCGGCCAAGGACTTCGCGCCCATCTCGCTCGTCATGCAGGCGCCGCTGCTGCTGGTGGTGCCCGCCGTGTCGCCGCTCAAGACCGTGGCCGACCTGGTGCAGGCCGCCAAGGCCCGGCCGGGGCAGCTCACCTACGCATCGGCCGGCAACGGCGGCGCGCAGCACCTGGCGGGCGAGCTGTTCAAGCAGGGCGCCAAGGTGTCCATGACGCACATTCCCTACCGCGGCGGCGCGCCCGCGCTCACCGACCTGATCGGTGGCCAGGTGGACCTGATGTTCAGCGCCACCACGGCCAGCGGCCCGTTCGTCAAAAGCGGCAAGCTGCGCGCGCTGGCCATCAGCTCCGTCCAGCGCACGCCGGGCTGGGAGCAGGTGCCCACGGTGGCCGAAGCGGGCCTGCCGGGCTTCCAGGTCAACGAATGGAACGGCCTGTTCGCACCCGCGGGCACGCCGCAGCCGGTGCTGCAGCGCCTGGAAGCCGAGACCCGCGCCATCGTCGCCAGCCCCGAGATGAAGAAGCGCTTCGCCGAACTGGGCGTGCAGGGCGTGGGGTCGAGCGCGCAGGAGTTCAAGTCCTTCGTGCAGACCGAGACCGCCAAATGGGCCGGCGTGATCCGCACCAGCGGCATTCGCATGGATTGAAGTGAAACCGGGCACTGCATGCACTACCGCGCACGGGCATTCACTCCCTCTCCCTCTGGGAGAGGGCGGGGGTGAGGGCCCGCGCCATGCCACTGCCTCCACCCCAACCCTCCCTCGCAAGCGGGAGCGCAGAGTTGCATGCGCAGCGCCATGGATAACTGAGGAGAGTCCTATGAGTTTCAAGAAAAATAGGCCTCTGGCGCTTGCTGGACAAGCGCTGGCAGCTACGCACTTGATAGCGTCCGGCGCCTGCTTCGCGCAGGCGGGTGGCTATCCCGCCAAGCATGGATGACTGCAAGAAAAGAAGTCCGCCATTCCTGTTTTTGTTTTCAGCCGTGGAGACCCCATGAAATCCCTCAAGAAATACCTGTTGGCCGCCTGTGCCTGCATCGCCCTCGCCGCGCACGCCGCGTTCCCCGAGCGGCCCATCACCATCGTCGTGCCCTACGCGCCGGGCGGCGCGGCCGATGCCGTGGCCCGCGTGATCGCCAGCCGCCTGGGCACCAGGCTCGGCGGCAGCGTGATCGTGGACAACAAGGCCGGCGCCAGCGGCACCATTGGCGCGGGCTACGTGGCCAAGGCGCAGGCCGACGGCTACACCATGCTCTACGACGCCACGCCGTATTCCATCAACCCGCATCTGTTCCCCAAGATGCCGTATGCGGCCAACGCGCTGCAGCCGCTGTCGCTGGTGCTGCTGGCACCCAACGTGCTGATCGTGCCGGCCAGCGCGCCGTTCAAGAGCGTGGGCGATCTCATCGCCAAGGCCAAGGCGGAGCCGGGCAAGCTCAACTTTGCCTCGGGCGGCAGCGGCACGGTGCAGCGCCTGGCGGCGGAGCTTTTCCGCCAGAAGCTCGGCCTGGACATGGTGCACGTGCCCTACAAGAGCGGCGGCCCGGCCATCACCGACGTGATGGCGGGGCAGGTGGACTTCATGTTCGGCACCGTGGCCGCCACCGCGCCGCATATCGCGGCCGGCAAGCTGCGCGCGCTGGCCGTGTCCTCGCCCGAGCGTTCCAGGCGCCTGCCCGATGTGCCCACGGTGGCCGAGGCGGCCATCCCCGGCTACGAGGCCTATGAGTGGAACGGCATGTTCCTGCCCGCGGGCACGCCCGCGCCCATCGCCGCGCAGTTGCACAAGGCGCTGGCCGAAGTGCTGCAGGAGGACGAGGTGCGCCAGCGCCTGGCCGACATGGGCGCGCAGCCCATCGGCTCCACGCCGGCCGAGTTCGCCGCCTTCCTCAAGAAGGAAGACGCGAAATGGGGCGAGGTGGTGCGCAAGGGCCACATTAAGCTGGATTAAGGCCCGTGGCGCAGCCCCTGCTCTCCGCGCCCGTGCCGCACTCCGTGGGCCTGAACCGGCCCGCGCGCACGCTGCCGCCGCTGGCCTGCGACAGCCACATGCACATCTTCGACCCGCGCTTCGCCCCATCGCCGCACTGGCGGCGCCAGCCGCCCGACGCGCCCGTGGCCGCCTACCGGCAATTGCAGCAGCGCCTGGGCACGCGGCGCGCGGTGGTGGTCACGCCATCCACCTACGGCACCGGCAACGCCTGCACGCTGGATGCCCTCGATCAACTGGGCGACGATGCGCGCGGCGTGGCCGTGGTGGCGCAAGACGTTCAGGACGCCGAGCTCGACCGCCTGCACGCGCGCCGCGTGCGCGGGCTGCGCGTGAACTTCGTCTCGCCGCAATCCTGGGGCGAGACCACGCCGCAGATGCTGGCCACGCTGGCGCGCAAGGCGGCGCGCCTGCCGGGCTGGCACATCCAGGTCTTCATGCATCCGGAGCAGATCGTGGCATTGGAGAGCGTGCTCGCAGCGCTGCCCGTGCCGCTGGTGGTGGACCACCTGGGCCGCATCGATCCGGCCCAGGGGCAGCGTGCAGAAGCTCATGGCGCGTTGCGCCGGCTGCTGGACGGCGGCAATGCCTGGGTCAAGCTCTCGGGCGCCTACATGCGCTCGACCGCGCCCGCGTATGCGGATACGCTGCCGCTCGCCCAGGCGCTGGTGCGCGCCGCGCCCGAGCGCCTGGTGTGGGGCAGCGACTGGCCGCACACCACCGAGGCGCCGGGCACCGTGAACGATGCCGGCCTGGTGGACCTGCTGCGTGCCTGGGCCGGATCGGACGCGGCGATGGACCGCATCCTCGTGGACAACCCGGCGCGCCTGTACGGCTTTTGAAAGGACTCCCCCATGTTTCTGCTGCAAGCCCCCGAAGTTCGCGAACTGGAGCTGTTCACCTCCATGCCCGAGCCGCTGCGCCGCCGCCAGCGCAGCGCCTGGGCCGACGCCAACCGCGGCGGCGCGGTGACGGACTCGTTCCTCGAAGGCCCGGTGTTCGACGACGCCGGCAACCTCTACGTCACCGACATCCCCTGGGGCCGCATCCTGCGCATCGACGCGCAGGGCGCCTGGACCCTGGTGGCCGAGTACGACGGCGAGCCCAACGGCATGAAGTTCCTGGATGCCGGCACGCTGCTCATCACCGACTACAAGAACGGCCTGATGCGCCTGGACGTGGCGAGCGGCAAGGTCACGCCCTACCTGGAGCGGCGCAACAGCGAGCGCTTCAAGGGCGTGAACGACCTGATCTTCGACAGCGCCGGCAACCTGTACTTCACCGACCAGGGACAGAGCGGCCTGCACGACCCCAGCGGGCGCCTGTACCGCCTGCGGCCCAGCGGCCAGCTGGACCTGCTGCTCGCCAACGTGCCCAGCCCCAACGGCGTGGCGCTGTCGCCCGACGAGCGCGTGCTGTACCTGGCCGTCACGCGCGGCAACTGCGTGTGGCGCGTGCCCCTGCTGCCCGACGGCAGCGTGGCCAAGGTGGGCCAGTTTTTCACCTCCCACGGCCCCAGCGGCCCGGACGGCCTGGCGGTGGACGCCGAGGGCCGCGTGCTCGTCGCCAACCCGGGCCTGGGCTACGTCTGGGTGCTCAACGGCCGCGCCGAGCCGGTGCTGGTGCTGCGCGGCGCGCCGGGCAGCTCCACCACCAACCTGGCCTTCGGTGGGGAGGGGCGGCGCCAGCTTTACGTGACCGACTCCACGCACGGGCGCATCCTGCGCGCGGCGCTGGACGCGCCGGGGCTGGCGCTGCACCGGCCCCGCTGAACCATGGCGCGCTAATTGATCACCGCGCCGGACTGGCGGGCGATGCCTTGCCACTTGGCCGACTCGGCCTGCATGAAGGCCTCGAATGCCGCGGGCGTGTTGGAAACGACTTCGCTGCCAAGGTCGATCAGCCGCGCGCGCAGGTCGGGCTGGTCCACCACCGCGCGGATGTCCCGGCTGATGCGCTCGCGCAGGCCCTTGGGCAGCGATGCGGGCGCGAGCACGCCGAACCAGGTGGCGGCCTCGAAGTTCGGGAGCCCCGCCTCGGCGAACGTGGGAATGGCGGGCACCTTCTCGATGCGGCTGCCGTTGGCCAGCGCAATGGCCTTGAGCTTGCCCGAGGCGATGTGCGGCAGCACCACGGTGAGTGTGGCGAACATCGCGTCCACCGAACCGCCCAGCAGGTCGGTGATGGCCGGCGCGTCGCCCTTGTAGGGCACGTGCACCATGCGCGTTTTCATCGCGGCGTTGAACATCTCGCCCGTGAGGTGCTGGGCCGTGCCGTTGCCGGGCGAGGCGTAGGCCGCCTTGTCCGGGTTGGCGCGCACGTAGCGGGTGAACTCGTCGAGCGTCGAGACGTCCAGGCTGGGCCGCACGACGAGCACCAGCGGCACCTTGGCGACCAGCGTGAGCGCGGCGAAGCTCGCCAGCGGGTCGTAGTCGAGCTTCTTGTACAGGGCAGCGCTGATGGTGTGCGCCGAGGTGGTCATGTAGAGCAGGTGGCCGTCGCCCGGGGCTCGTGCGACTTGCGCGGCGGCCAGGGTCGTACCGGCGCCGGGCTTGTTGTCGATGACGACCGGTTTGCCCCAGCGCGGGCCCAGCTTGTCGGCCACCGCGCGGGCCACGATGTCGGTGGCGCCGCCTGCCGCGTAGGGCACGACGAGGTGGACGTTGGTGGAAGGGAACGGCGCTTCCTGGGCGAAGGCCAGGCCGGGCGCGCATGCGGCGGCCAGGGCGTAGCGCAGTGCGCCGCGGCGGGTGATGATGGGGTGCATGTCTCTCTCCTGCGCGCTTCAGCGCTGGCCGGCGATCAGCCGGCTGATGACGGGGTGGTACTTCTCGCCCAGGCCGCTGTCGATGGCCTGCTGGAACCAGGCATCGACGACGGCCGCGCCGCGCGCGTCCACGCCCGCGTCGCGCGCCAGTTGCAGCGCGTACTTCAGATCCTTGCGCGCGTAGAGCACGGAGAACGCGCGCTCGGGGAACTCACCGGGCAGCACGGCCTTCATGCCGTGGTTGCGCAGCGCGAAGCTGTCGGCCGAGCCCTTCGAGAGCGTGTCGAACAGCACGTTGGGATCGACTCCGGCCTTCTCGCCGATGGCCTTGGCCTCGCTCACGGCCACCACGGTCTCGAATAGCACCATGTTGTTGAGAATCTTGAGCACCTGGCCGCAGCCCACGGGACCGCACAGCGCGATGTCGGAGGCGAAGGTGGCGATCAGCGGCTTGACGGCCTCGAACACCTCGGGCGCGGCGCCCACCATCACCGCGAGCGTGCCCGCCTCGGCGGCGGCGCGGGTGCGCGCCACGGGCGCGTCCACGAACCGCGCGCCCAGGGCCGCGAATTCGCCGGCCAGCGCGCGCGTGGTGTCCACGGGCGAGGTGCTCAGGTCCACGATGGTCTGGCCCGCGCGGGCCGAGGCCAGCAGGCCGCCGTCCTGGCGGCACAGCTGCGCGACGACTTCGCCCGAGGGCAGGGAGAGGAAGACGACGTCGGCCGCCTGCATCACGGCCGCGGCGCTGGGCGCGGCCTGCACGCCGTGCGCGGCCAGGCGCTGCAGCGGGGCGGCGTCGAGGTCGTGCGCGATCACGCGGGCGCCGGTCTTCACCGCGAGGTTGCGGCAGATGGGTTCGCCCATCACGCCCAGTCCGATGAAGCCGATCACTTGGCTGGTGGTGTTGCTCATGTGTGGTTTTCCTGTTGGCCGTTCATGCCATGCCGAAATAGATGCCCTTGGGCTGCTGGTACAGCCGCATGCCGGAGGCGCCCTTCTCGCGCCCGATGCCGCTTTCCTTGAAGCCGCCGAAGGGTGTGGAGATGGACAGTTGCTTGTAGGTGTTGATCCAGACGGTGCCCGCCTCCAGCGCGCGCGCGACGCGCCAGGCGCGCTGGTAGTCGGCTGTCCAGACGCCCGAGGCGAGGCCGAAGGCGCTGTCGTTGGCTTGGGCGATGAGGTCTTCCTCGTCGTCGAACGGCAGCACGCAGAGCACTGGGCCGAAGATTTCCTGCTGGGCGATGGCGGCGCGGTTGTCGATGCCGCCGATCACCGTGGGCAGGTAGTAGGCGCCGCGCGCCAGCGCCGCCGCGCCGGGCCGCGCGCCTCCCGCGAGGATCTGCGCACCAGCCGTGCGCGCGTCCGCCACCATGCGCTCGACCTTGTCGCGGTGCGCGAAGGTGGCGAGCGGGCCCATCTCGGCACCGGCCGCATCGGGCAGGTCCACGCGCAGCGAGCGGGCGCGCTCCACGAGCTTGCGCACCACCGCATCGTGCACGGAGCGCTGCACGAACAGGCGCGAGCCGGCCACGCACGACTGGCCGCTGCCCTCGAAGATGCCGTCGGCCACGGCGGCCACGGCGGCGTCGATGTCGGCATCGGCGAAGACGATGTGCGGCGACTTGCCGCCCAGCTCCAGCGCCACGGGCATGAGCTTGCGCGCGGCCACCTCGGCGATGCGCCGGCCGCTCTCCGTGCCGCCCGTGAACGACACCATGCGCACCAGCGGGTGCGCGACGAGCGCTGCGCCCACGTCGTGCCCGGTGCCGGGCAGCACGTTCAGCAGCCCCGGCGGCAGGCCGGCCTCCAGCGCGATGCGGCCCACGGCCAGGCCGGTCGAGGGCGTGACCTCCGAGGGCTTGAGCACGACCGCGTTGCCCGCTGCCAGCGCGGGGGCGATCTTCTGCGCCTCCATCGTCAGCGGCGAATTCCACGGCGTGATGGCCGCCACCACGCCATAGGGCTCGTAGGCGGTCATGGAAAGGTAGTTGCCGCGCGCCGGCGTCACCTCGGAGCCCGTGGTCTCGCAGACCGCGCCGTAGTAGCGGAAGGTGGCGGCGGCGCTCTTGACCTGCTTGACGCATTCGCTCCACACCTTGCCGTTCTCGAGCATCTGCAGGCGCGCGAGGTGGTCGCCGTCGCGCTCCATGCGGTCGGCGATGCCGAACAGGATGCGCGCGCGCTGCATCGGCAGCATCTGCGTCCAGGCGCCGGCCTTGCAGGCCTGCGCCGCGCTGCGGACGGCCTCGTCCACGGCGCGCGGCCCTGCGGCGGCCACTTCATGGTTGGTTGCGCCCGTCGCCGGATTGACGGAGACCAGCGGGGCAATGCCGTCCTCGCCCGGCGCATCCTTCCCCGCGATCAGCATGGGCTTGTGTTCAAGCATCTGGGACCTTTCTAGTTTCCTCTGACAGAACAAAAATTCTATTTTTGAATTTTCGCGGACAAACTCGACGTAAAGGCTTAGTGTTTCTACTGATGGAACTGAAGTTCTGAAAATTGCCGGGCGCTATGGATTGCGCGCGAGGGCGCATCCCGCCTGGCGCAGCGGTCAGGTGTGCTCCGGGAGGGTGGGGGGAGTCAGGAGGCGCTCGGCCACTTCCCGCCCAGGCTGTGCGTGGCGCGCTGGGCCGCGGCCAGGACGAGGGTCTTCATGCGCTGCACCGCGAGCTCGGAAAACCGCTCCAGCGGCCCCGACACCGAAATCGCGCCGAGCAGCGAGGCCGAAGGGCCGAAAACCGGCGCCGCGATGGCGCCGCAGAGGGGATCGCGCTCGCCGAACGATGTGAAGACGAGATCGCCAGCGGCCGCGGTCTGCGCCTGCGAGCCCTGCTCCAGGGTGGTGATCACCTTGCCGGCGGCGCCCTTGTGCAGGGGCAGCAGGTCTCCGGTGCGCACGCGATCCAGCGTCGAGTGATTGGAGTCGATGCGCATGAGGCACAGGCGGTGGCTCTGGTCGTGGCGCACGTGGAACGACGGGCTCTCCGTGCCCTGTTCTACCAGCCACTGCAGGATGGGCTGGATGGCGCCTTGCAGGCCGTGCACCTGTTCGAACGAGCGGCCGAACACGAAGGCCAGCGGCCCCAGCGCATACCGCTTGTCCGCGCGGTGGGTGACCAGCCCGGCACGCTCCAGCGAGGCCAGCAGGCGCAGCAGCGTGCTCTTGTACATCCCGGTGACGTTAGAGAGTTCCGTGAGCGTAAGCGCCTGGGGCGAGTTCGCCAGCGCTGTGGCGATGTGCAGCGCGCGATCGACCGCGGCGACACCGTCGCTCTTGTCCGAGGGCTCCGTGGAAGTCGGGGCTGGCATGCAGGCTTTGGGTGATGGATGGACGGGCAATTCTATCTTGGGCAACAAGATATCCATTTCAGAGGCATGAAGGCGTGGTTGCTTTCCGGGTTAACCCCTATCGGCAATGGGTTGACTGGCAAATGACTTTCTTGAAAACTGAAAAAGAGAACTTTAATTCTTTTTGGTAGAACATAACAAAGTTAAGGCAGAAGACAACATGAACGTGAAATACACCATGACCGCGGCGCCCCTTCTGCCGGGGATCGGTTGAACCATCTGGAC
This region of Alicycliphilus denitrificans K601 genomic DNA includes:
- a CDS encoding Bug family tripartite tricarboxylate transporter substrate binding protein yields the protein MQFNKNRRLALIHQALAAIALVATGLPVQAQNWPERPIKLVVPYPAGGNADNTARLLATQLSARLGQQVVVDNRPGGSGTIGAAAVAKAAPDGYTLLLDATAFTVNPSLFAKLPFDAAKDFAPISLVMQAPLLLVVPAVSPLKTVADLVQAAKARPGQLTYASAGNGGAQHLAGELFKQGAKVSMTHIPYRGGAPALTDLIGGQVDLMFSATTASGPFVKSGKLRALAISSVQRTPGWEQVPTVAEAGLPGFQVNEWNGLFAPAGTPQPVLQRLEAETRAIVASPEMKKRFAELGVQGVGSSAQEFKSFVQTETAKWAGVIRTSGIRMD
- a CDS encoding tripartite tricarboxylate transporter substrate binding protein, producing MKSLKKYLLAACACIALAAHAAFPERPITIVVPYAPGGAADAVARVIASRLGTRLGGSVIVDNKAGASGTIGAGYVAKAQADGYTMLYDATPYSINPHLFPKMPYAANALQPLSLVLLAPNVLIVPASAPFKSVGDLIAKAKAEPGKLNFASGGSGTVQRLAAELFRQKLGLDMVHVPYKSGGPAITDVMAGQVDFMFGTVAATAPHIAAGKLRALAVSSPERSRRLPDVPTVAEAAIPGYEAYEWNGMFLPAGTPAPIAAQLHKALAEVLQEDEVRQRLADMGAQPIGSTPAEFAAFLKKEDAKWGEVVRKGHIKLD
- a CDS encoding amidohydrolase family protein translates to MAQPLLSAPVPHSVGLNRPARTLPPLACDSHMHIFDPRFAPSPHWRRQPPDAPVAAYRQLQQRLGTRRAVVVTPSTYGTGNACTLDALDQLGDDARGVAVVAQDVQDAELDRLHARRVRGLRVNFVSPQSWGETTPQMLATLARKAARLPGWHIQVFMHPEQIVALESVLAALPVPLVVDHLGRIDPAQGQRAEAHGALRRLLDGGNAWVKLSGAYMRSTAPAYADTLPLAQALVRAAPERLVWGSDWPHTTEAPGTVNDAGLVDLLRAWAGSDAAMDRILVDNPARLYGF
- a CDS encoding SMP-30/gluconolactonase/LRE family protein, which codes for MFLLQAPEVRELELFTSMPEPLRRRQRSAWADANRGGAVTDSFLEGPVFDDAGNLYVTDIPWGRILRIDAQGAWTLVAEYDGEPNGMKFLDAGTLLITDYKNGLMRLDVASGKVTPYLERRNSERFKGVNDLIFDSAGNLYFTDQGQSGLHDPSGRLYRLRPSGQLDLLLANVPSPNGVALSPDERVLYLAVTRGNCVWRVPLLPDGSVAKVGQFFTSHGPSGPDGLAVDAEGRVLVANPGLGYVWVLNGRAEPVLVLRGAPGSSTTNLAFGGEGRRQLYVTDSTHGRILRAALDAPGLALHRPR
- a CDS encoding Bug family tripartite tricarboxylate transporter substrate binding protein; the protein is MHPIITRRGALRYALAAACAPGLAFAQEAPFPSTNVHLVVPYAAGGATDIVARAVADKLGPRWGKPVVIDNKPGAGTTLAAAQVARAPGDGHLLYMTTSAHTISAALYKKLDYDPLASFAALTLVAKVPLVLVVRPSLDVSTLDEFTRYVRANPDKAAYASPGNGTAQHLTGEMFNAAMKTRMVHVPYKGDAPAITDLLGGSVDAMFATLTVVLPHIASGKLKAIALANGSRIEKVPAIPTFAEAGLPNFEAATWFGVLAPASLPKGLRERISRDIRAVVDQPDLRARLIDLGSEVVSNTPAAFEAFMQAESAKWQGIARQSGAVIN
- a CDS encoding NAD(P)-dependent oxidoreductase, which produces MSNTTSQVIGFIGLGVMGEPICRNLAVKTGARVIAHDLDAAPLQRLAAHGVQAAPSAAAVMQAADVVFLSLPSGEVVAQLCRQDGGLLASARAGQTIVDLSTSPVDTTRALAGEFAALGARFVDAPVARTRAAAEAGTLAVMVGAAPEVFEAVKPLIATFASDIALCGPVGCGQVLKILNNMVLFETVVAVSEAKAIGEKAGVDPNVLFDTLSKGSADSFALRNHGMKAVLPGEFPERAFSVLYARKDLKYALQLARDAGVDARGAAVVDAWFQQAIDSGLGEKYHPVISRLIAGQR
- a CDS encoding aldehyde dehydrogenase — encoded protein: MLEHKPMLIAGKDAPGEDGIAPLVSVNPATGATNHEVAAAGPRAVDEAVRSAAQACKAGAWTQMLPMQRARILFGIADRMERDGDHLARLQMLENGKVWSECVKQVKSAAATFRYYGAVCETTGSEVTPARGNYLSMTAYEPYGVVAAITPWNSPLTMEAQKIAPALAAGNAVVLKPSEVTPSTGLAVGRIALEAGLPPGLLNVLPGTGHDVGAALVAHPLVRMVSFTGGTESGRRIAEVAARKLMPVALELGGKSPHIVFADADIDAAVAAVADGIFEGSGQSCVAGSRLFVQRSVHDAVVRKLVERARSLRVDLPDAAGAEMGPLATFAHRDKVERMVADARTAGAQILAGGARPGAAALARGAYYLPTVIGGIDNRAAIAQQEIFGPVLCVLPFDDEEDLIAQANDSAFGLASGVWTADYQRAWRVARALEAGTVWINTYKQLSISTPFGGFKESGIGREKGASGMRLYQQPKGIYFGMA
- a CDS encoding IclR family transcriptional regulator → MPAPTSTEPSDKSDGVAAVDRALHIATALANSPQALTLTELSNVTGMYKSTLLRLLASLERAGLVTHRADKRYALGPLAFVFGRSFEQVHGLQGAIQPILQWLVEQGTESPSFHVRHDQSHRLCLMRIDSNHSTLDRVRTGDLLPLHKGAAGKVITTLEQGSQAQTAAAGDLVFTSFGERDPLCGAIAAPVFGPSASLLGAISVSGPLERFSELAVQRMKTLVLAAAQRATHSLGGKWPSAS